A genomic window from Apium graveolens cultivar Ventura unplaced genomic scaffold, ASM990537v1 ctg1876, whole genome shotgun sequence includes:
- the LOC141700177 gene encoding fasciclin-like arabinogalactan protein 21 — protein sequence MASPPNLLLLLLLISAISIPITTAIPPSPTPTPLKLRSQSITNVLSALGYRQSSTIASQNLPNTTLLPLTIFAPTDNSLLTCPSCSLPLLLLEHSIPSLYPISLLLSLPFGTKIQTLSPKLRCLTLTFSPGGVSGATAFINGVEITKPEVYKSDRLIVHEIRGFLSHLSHLSCNIEAVTSLSFPAYPTSFSPFFMMRLMLKDAMLRLRISGYSVLALAMREKYRDLLELRAATIFALDDESIFSKGQIYVRDLRFHIVPNRKLTANDLVMLPAKTVLPTMDPSEKLVITTGGGGGLLEPMRVNYVKVTNLDLLFNGRIAVHGIVGPLRHIFHDLTAVDDFSQNERARSVDEKKVVPTIDDYH from the coding sequence ATGGCGTCCCCGCCAAATCTCCTCCTCCTTCTCCTCCTCATTTCCGCCATCTCGATCCCAATCACCACCGCAATTCCACCATCACCAACTCCCACACCTCTCAAACTCCGATCACAATCAATCACCAACGTCCTCTCAGCTCTCGGATACCGTCAATCATCGACAATCGCATCGCAAAATCTCCCTAACACAACGCTGCTACCTCTCACGATCTTCGCCCCGACTGATAATTCACTCCTCACTTGTCCTTCATGTTCTCTCCCTCTCCTCCTTCTCGAACATTCCATTCCATCTCTCTACCCTAtctctctccttctctctctcCCTTTCGGTACTAAAATCCAGACTCTCTCTCCTAAACTCCGTTGCTTAACCCTAACTTTCTCCCCCGGCGGCGTCTCCGGCGCGACGGCGTTCATCAACGGCGTCGAGATCACTAAACCGGAGGTTTACAAATCCGATAGGCTGATCGTGCACGAGATTCGAGGCTTTTTGTCACACCTCTCTCATTTGTCTTGTAACATTGAGGCCGTGACTTCACTATCGTTTCCGGCTTATCCGACGTCGTTTTCGCCGTTTTTCATGATGCGATTGATGTTGAAAGACGCCATGTTGAGGCTTCGAATCAGCGGTTACAGTGTACTCGCGCTCGCGATGCGCGAGAAGTATCGCGATCTCCTCGAGCTCCGCGCCGCCACGATCTTCGCACTCGACGACGAATCGATCTTCTCTAAAGGTCAAATCTACGTTCGCGATCTCCGATTCCACATTGTGCCGAATCGGAAACTCACGGCGAACGATCTGGTGATGTTGCCGGCGAAAACAGTACTACCGACGATGGATCCGTCGGAAAAGCTTGTGATAACAACCGGCGGAGGCGGCGGTTTGTTAGAGCCGATGAGGGTCAATTACGTGAAAGTAACGAACTTAGATCTGTTGTTCAACGGTAGGATTGCTGTTCACGGAATTGTGGGCCCTCTCAGGCATATATTTCATGATCTAACGGCTGTGGATGATTTTAGTCAGAACGAACGGGCGAGATCTGTTGATGAGAAAAAAGTGGTTCCCACTATTGATGACTATCACTAG